One Mycobacterium marseillense DNA window includes the following coding sequences:
- a CDS encoding DEAD/DEAH box helicase: protein MTTPTSTTELTPQPTFAQLGVRDEIVRALAEKGIESPFAIQELTLPLALAGDDLIGQARTGMGKTFAFGVPLLQRITSGTAARPLNGTPRALIVVPTRELCLQVTDDLALAAKHLTADEDRRLSVVPIYGGRPYETQIEALRAGADVVVGTPGRLLDLSQQGHLQLGGLSVLVLDEADEMLDLGFLPDIERILRQIPVDRQSMLFSATMPDPIITLARTFMSQPTHIRAEAPHSAATHDTTAQYAYRAHALDKVELVSRVLQADGRGATMIFTRTKRTAQKVADELAERGFAVGAVHGDLGQVAREKALKAFRGGDIDVLVATDVAARGIDIDDVTHVINYQIPEDEQAYVHRIGRTGRAGKTGVAVTLVDWDELTRWALIDKALGLDCPEPPETYSSSPHLYDELGIPAEAAGTVGAARKAQGARRSGERAGPKPAGQKSEKTARRSGTRRRTRGGQPVSGHPSGNGAASSNGDATGETPAGSPPGNPGSGRRRRRRRKPAEGHAAAPTAQTN from the coding sequence ATGACCACACCGACCAGCACAACTGAACTGACCCCCCAACCGACATTCGCCCAACTCGGCGTCCGCGACGAAATCGTGCGCGCGCTCGCCGAAAAAGGGATCGAAAGCCCTTTTGCGATCCAGGAACTGACCCTGCCGCTGGCGCTCGCCGGCGACGACCTGATCGGCCAGGCCCGCACCGGCATGGGCAAGACCTTCGCCTTCGGCGTGCCGCTGCTGCAGCGCATCACGTCCGGCACCGCGGCACGGCCCCTCAACGGCACCCCGCGCGCGCTGATCGTGGTGCCCACCCGCGAGCTGTGCCTGCAGGTGACCGATGACCTGGCGCTGGCGGCCAAGCACCTGACCGCCGACGAGGACCGGCGGCTGTCGGTGGTCCCGATCTACGGCGGTCGCCCCTACGAGACGCAGATCGAGGCGCTGCGCGCCGGCGCCGACGTCGTGGTGGGCACTCCGGGCCGGCTGCTCGACCTGAGCCAGCAGGGCCACCTGCAGCTCGGCGGGCTGTCTGTGCTGGTGCTCGACGAAGCCGACGAAATGCTCGACCTGGGCTTTTTGCCCGACATCGAGCGCATCCTGCGCCAGATCCCGGTCGACCGGCAGTCGATGCTGTTCTCGGCGACCATGCCCGACCCGATCATCACGCTGGCCCGCACCTTCATGAGCCAGCCCACCCACATCCGGGCGGAAGCGCCACACTCGGCCGCCACCCACGACACCACCGCCCAGTACGCCTACCGGGCCCACGCCCTGGACAAGGTCGAGCTGGTGAGCCGGGTGCTGCAGGCCGACGGCCGCGGCGCCACGATGATCTTCACCCGCACCAAGCGCACCGCGCAGAAGGTCGCCGACGAGTTGGCCGAGCGCGGTTTCGCGGTGGGAGCCGTCCACGGTGACCTCGGACAGGTGGCTCGCGAGAAGGCGCTCAAGGCCTTTCGGGGCGGCGACATCGACGTGCTGGTCGCCACGGACGTGGCCGCGCGCGGCATCGACATCGACGACGTCACCCACGTCATCAACTACCAGATCCCCGAGGACGAGCAGGCCTACGTGCACCGCATCGGGCGCACCGGCCGCGCCGGCAAGACCGGGGTCGCGGTCACCCTGGTGGACTGGGACGAGCTCACCCGCTGGGCGCTGATCGACAAGGCGCTGGGGCTGGACTGCCCGGAGCCCCCCGAGACGTATTCCAGCTCGCCGCACCTGTACGACGAGCTGGGCATCCCCGCCGAAGCCGCCGGCACGGTCGGCGCGGCCCGCAAGGCGCAGGGCGCACGCCGCAGCGGCGAGCGCGCCGGCCCGAAGCCGGCGGGCCAGAAGTCGGAGAAGACCGCGCGCCGGTCCGGCACGCGGCGACGCACCCGCGGCGGCCAGCCGGTCAGCGGCCACCCGTCGGGCAACGGCGCCGCGAGCAGCAACGGCGACGCGACCGGGGAAACGCCGGCCGGCTCTCCCCCGGGAAACCCCGGTTCCGGCCGTCGCCGCCGCCGTCGTCGCAAGCCCGCCGAAGGGCATGCGGCCGCCCCCACCGCGCAAACCAACTAA